In the genome of Desulfovibrio aminophilus DSM 12254, one region contains:
- a CDS encoding ParA family protein, translating to MSIPVLTFFNNKGGVGKTSLVYHLSWMFAELGLTVVAVDLDAQANLTAGFLDEDELEQLWDVETGAQTIYRAIKPLTEVGDLLLPELKKVTQGLYLLPGDVALASFEDTLSTAWADSMGDNNLYRPFRILTAFWQEAQLAAEQVEADLIVMDVGPNLGAINRSALIASEYVAIPLGADLFSLQGLKNLGPTLRSWRASWKKRFENWPSHSFALPGGEMRPLGYIAQQHSVRLSRPVKAYDKWINRMPSTYHDCLLGGKTTASTPSEDPDCLATLKHYRSLIPMAQEARKPIFELTSADGAIGAHAQAVADAREDFRELAEKMLEKMGLSL from the coding sequence ATGAGCATCCCGGTCCTCACCTTCTTCAACAACAAGGGCGGGGTAGGCAAAACCTCCCTGGTCTACCACCTGTCCTGGATGTTCGCGGAGTTGGGGCTCACCGTGGTGGCCGTGGACCTGGACGCCCAGGCCAACCTGACGGCCGGATTTCTCGACGAGGATGAGCTGGAGCAGCTCTGGGACGTGGAAACCGGCGCGCAAACCATCTATCGCGCCATCAAACCGCTCACGGAAGTCGGTGATCTCCTGCTTCCGGAACTCAAGAAAGTGACCCAGGGCCTCTATCTGTTGCCCGGCGACGTGGCGTTGGCGTCTTTTGAAGACACCCTCTCCACCGCTTGGGCCGACAGCATGGGGGACAACAACCTATACCGCCCGTTCCGCATCCTCACGGCCTTCTGGCAAGAGGCGCAACTGGCGGCGGAGCAGGTGGAGGCGGACCTCATCGTCATGGACGTCGGGCCGAACCTGGGCGCGATCAACCGCTCTGCCCTCATCGCCTCCGAATATGTCGCCATCCCCCTGGGGGCCGACCTCTTCTCCCTTCAAGGATTGAAAAACCTCGGCCCCACTCTGCGCTCCTGGCGCGCCTCATGGAAAAAGCGCTTCGAAAACTGGCCCTCCCATAGTTTCGCGCTCCCGGGGGGAGAAATGCGGCCTCTCGGCTACATCGCCCAACAACACAGCGTGCGACTGAGTCGCCCGGTCAAGGCATACGACAAGTGGATCAACAGGATGCCCTCGACCTATCACGACTGCCTGTTGGGCGGGAAGACCACGGCAAGCACTCCATCCGAAGACCCGGACTGTCTCGCCACGCTGAAGCATTACCGCAGCCTCATCCCCATGGCCCAAGAGGCGCGCAAGCCCATTTTCGAGCTGACTTCGGCCGACGGCGCCATCGGCGCTCACGCCCAGGCCGTGGCGGACGCACGCGAGGACTTCAGGGAACTCGCGGAAAAGATGCTCGAAAAAATGGGCCTTTCCCTCTGA
- a CDS encoding chemotaxis protein CheD gives MNALLSPEGFPVRHLGIGEGGVFDSPARVHVLLGSCVAVTFHSPSRGVGATFHALLPARAEFARQGQDDGPFRYVDSAIAELLHRFASLRCMADLEVKVFGGANSLVQGEFGIGMKNVRTAFAGLASAGLRVTASNVGGTRGRKLVFLPSTGDVYMKILSETPVHGMRSGPAPFGGV, from the coding sequence ATGAACGCGCTCCTTTCGCCTGAAGGCTTTCCGGTCCGGCATCTGGGCATCGGCGAGGGCGGGGTCTTCGACAGCCCGGCCCGGGTCCACGTGCTCCTGGGCTCGTGCGTGGCCGTGACCTTCCATTCCCCCTCGCGCGGCGTCGGGGCCACCTTCCACGCCCTGCTGCCCGCGCGGGCGGAATTCGCCCGGCAGGGCCAGGACGACGGCCCGTTCCGCTACGTGGACTCGGCCATCGCGGAGCTGCTTCACCGTTTCGCGAGCCTGCGCTGCATGGCCGACCTGGAGGTGAAGGTCTTCGGCGGGGCCAACTCCCTGGTCCAGGGCGAGTTCGGCATCGGCATGAAGAACGTGCGCACGGCCTTCGCCGGCCTGGCCTCGGCCGGGCTGCGGGTTACGGCCTCCAACGTGGGCGGCACGCGCGGCCGCAAGCTCGTGTTCCTGCCCTCCACCGGCGACGTCTACATGAAGATCCTCTCCGAAACGCCCGTCCACGGCATGCGCTCCGGCCCCGCCCCCTTCGGGGGTGTTTAG
- a CDS encoding response regulator — MKLLLVDDEPVALRFLSGVLAGRARTETAPDGASAVAAFARALDQGEPFDAVILDIMMPGMDGIEAARRIRALERGRGREGACRLLMLSCLDDAEHQIISQYDAGADGYLTKPVDSADLLAALANLDLPENPLDGAE, encoded by the coding sequence ATGAAACTTCTGCTGGTGGACGACGAGCCCGTCGCCTTGCGCTTCCTTTCGGGAGTGCTGGCCGGACGGGCGCGGACCGAGACCGCCCCGGACGGGGCCTCGGCCGTGGCGGCCTTCGCCCGGGCCCTGGACCAGGGCGAGCCCTTCGACGCCGTGATCCTGGACATCATGATGCCCGGCATGGACGGCATCGAGGCCGCCCGGCGCATACGGGCCCTGGAGCGCGGCCGTGGCCGCGAGGGGGCCTGCCGCCTGCTCATGCTCTCCTGCCTGGACGACGCCGAACACCAGATCATCTCCCAGTATGACGCCGGGGCCGACGGCTACCTGACCAAGCCGGTGGATTCCGCCGATCTGCTGGCCGCCCTGGCCAACCTCGACCTGCCGGAAAATCCGCTGGACGGGGCCGAATGA